The following proteins are co-located in the Pseudomonas sp. DY-1 genome:
- a CDS encoding collagen-like protein, giving the protein MRKLGLLLALITPVALAQGQVKVDAHNFLKLPPRAGSLSLDQVEVADYATLLIPAGVTELRIGELRMGREARLGIAPSEKAFRLEVQHGEIGTGSHITASGAAGSMSRPASAGRNLELRLVDVQVNEMTLDVRGGIGAPGRPGLAGADGDAAGCLWGSAGRGWDGQPGTDGEAGGAGGQVRLEVPASFPVDLVRVRLEGGVGGAAGEGGAGGHGGAGKGCLLYKADGAKSGRAGQPGKVGAAGNTGSFKVVRF; this is encoded by the coding sequence ATGCGTAAGCTGGGCCTCCTGCTCGCACTGATCACCCCCGTCGCCCTGGCCCAGGGCCAGGTGAAGGTGGACGCTCACAACTTCCTCAAGCTGCCCCCCAGAGCTGGGAGCCTCAGTCTCGACCAGGTCGAAGTGGCCGACTACGCCACACTACTGATTCCCGCAGGCGTTACCGAGCTGCGCATTGGCGAGTTGCGCATGGGGCGCGAGGCCCGACTTGGCATCGCACCGTCCGAGAAGGCTTTTCGTCTCGAAGTGCAGCATGGCGAGATCGGTACCGGCAGCCATATCACCGCATCGGGCGCGGCCGGCAGCATGAGCAGACCGGCTAGCGCGGGACGCAACCTCGAACTGCGCCTGGTGGATGTCCAAGTGAATGAAATGACCCTGGATGTGCGCGGCGGCATCGGCGCACCGGGACGGCCGGGGCTGGCTGGCGCCGACGGCGATGCTGCCGGTTGCCTCTGGGGCTCCGCCGGCCGTGGCTGGGACGGTCAACCCGGCACCGATGGCGAGGCTGGTGGTGCGGGCGGTCAGGTGCGCCTTGAAGTGCCGGCATCTTTCCCGGTGGATCTGGTGCGCGTGCGTCTCGAAGGTGGCGTGGGCGGCGCTGCGGGAGAGGGCGGTGCCGGTGGCCATGGAGGTGCCGGCAAAGGCTGCTTGCTGTACAAGGCCGACGGCGCCAAGAGCGGGCGCGCCGGGCAACCCGGCAAGGTCGGTGCTGCCGGCAATACCGGCAGCTTCAAGGTCGTACGATTCTGA
- a CDS encoding YchJ family protein codes for MSTAICPCGSGNRLEVCCGRHHVGHPAASAEALMRSRYSAYVLGLVDYLVETTLPAQRSGLDIEAIRAWSLGSTWLGLEVECHELLGGQPEHAFVTFTARWHDQSGEHSHRERSAFVQADNHWYFLDPTVPVKASRNDPCPCGSGLKFKKCCSSYF; via the coding sequence ATGAGCACTGCGATCTGCCCCTGCGGAAGTGGCAACCGCCTCGAAGTCTGCTGCGGCCGCCATCATGTCGGTCATCCTGCCGCCAGCGCCGAGGCACTGATGCGTTCGCGTTACAGCGCCTATGTACTGGGCCTGGTGGATTATCTGGTGGAAACCACCCTGCCCGCCCAGCGCTCCGGGCTGGATATCGAGGCCATCCGCGCCTGGAGCCTTGGCAGCACCTGGCTCGGGCTGGAGGTGGAATGCCATGAGTTGCTCGGCGGCCAGCCGGAGCACGCGTTCGTTACCTTCACTGCACGCTGGCACGACCAGAGTGGTGAGCACAGCCATCGTGAACGTTCGGCTTTCGTCCAGGCGGATAACCACTGGTACTTCCTCGACCCGACCGTCCCGGTGAAGGCGAGCCGCAACGATCCTTGCCCTTGTGGCAGTGGCCTCAAGTTCAAGAAATGTTGCTCGAGTTATTTCTGA
- a CDS encoding DUF6231 family protein, which translates to MTDSFSFRTPQQALAALLERYAPQSLLLVGNSPLPALEAFAAAHPDSQVVQVPAGTLPAEQAAKRFDLALLADCLEHLPKRTGLELLGGIRNLNASRVAVLADLSACGWRDTDFFSLALQASERFRREEQTLTLFTYDLREYKQVPDWLNAKFWANPENFGKYWW; encoded by the coding sequence ATGACTGACAGCTTCTCTTTCCGCACACCCCAGCAGGCACTCGCGGCCCTGCTCGAACGCTACGCGCCGCAAAGCCTCCTGCTGGTGGGCAACAGCCCGCTTCCTGCCCTGGAAGCGTTCGCCGCCGCACACCCCGACAGCCAGGTCGTGCAAGTGCCAGCCGGAACGCTGCCAGCGGAACAGGCCGCAAAGCGCTTCGACCTCGCCCTGCTGGCGGACTGCCTGGAACACCTGCCCAAGCGAACCGGACTGGAACTGCTTGGCGGTATCCGTAATCTGAATGCCAGTCGGGTGGCGGTGCTGGCCGACCTCAGTGCCTGCGGCTGGCGGGACACCGACTTCTTTTCTCTCGCTCTCCAGGCAAGCGAGCGCTTTCGCCGCGAAGAGCAGACCCTCACTCTGTTCACCTACGACCTGCGCGAATACAAGCAGGTCCCCGATTGGCTGAACGCGAAGTTCTGGGCCAACCCGGAAAACTTCGGCAAATACTGGTGGTAA
- a CDS encoding beta-galactosidase, with amino-acid sequence MLSIPKRPLALAILFGMSGIPLIAQAETLFNFVRPLDAVQVTTQDANLPSVTAETTANGEVLRRLTFNAAEKPSLRLTPQSGTWDWTKAEAMSLRIQSAQDWAITLDVAIESTDGKVLTTQVALPAGPAQTLLVPLSATSPNAHGMRAAPPVPWTADGKRWLPATLVNGEIDRSKVASVTLSLSQPTAAQNVLLGRFGTEEKDQQEAFYDGLMDAYGQYTRADWPGKVKNDEQLKKAPGDEVKQLADWTAKLPQQDTYGGWLGGETFEASGFFRTEKRNGRWFLVTPEGHPFFSLGVNAVTPGLSQTYVEGREAMFKALPKDNEPLAGHFGKGDDRAETDANKGREFNQGRWYDFYGANIERTYGGNDPQRWVRHSLDRLKAWGFNTVGNWSDPAFNNSQRMPYTLPLSIHGDYATIKTGFDWWGGMPDPFDPRFAMAAERAIAIAARDHRDDPWLLGFFADNELAWGGHSEDPRARYALAYGTLRLTTDVPAKRAFLKQLRDKYRNQQGLSKAWGIDLQAWELMEDPGFEPPLPNPEHPAIEEDFQRFQRFFADTYFKTIADSMKWHAPNHMLLGGRFAATVPEAIESCAQYCDVISFNRYTREPQHGLDMDLLRRLDKPLMLTEFHFGSRDRGPFWGGVSEVYKEEERGPAYAAYLKKAAEEPLIVGAHWFQYLDQPATGRLLDGENGHLGLVGITDRPWQGFVEAVRKANLALAADINKPVQPQAPSKEQPKTPVKEQPKEAAKPTAAEKPVEPAQEAEQPTAEPAEQPKAEEPAQPAAPNQEEAGKP; translated from the coding sequence ATGCTTTCGATACCAAAACGCCCCCTCGCCCTGGCCATCCTTTTCGGGATGTCGGGAATTCCCCTGATTGCCCAGGCGGAGACCCTGTTCAACTTCGTCCGGCCGCTGGATGCGGTGCAGGTGACCACCCAGGACGCCAACCTGCCGAGCGTGACCGCTGAAACCACCGCGAATGGCGAAGTCCTGCGCCGTCTCACTTTCAATGCAGCGGAGAAGCCCAGCCTGCGCCTGACCCCGCAGAGCGGTACCTGGGACTGGACCAAGGCCGAGGCGATGAGCCTGCGCATCCAGAGTGCGCAGGACTGGGCAATTACCTTGGACGTGGCCATCGAAAGCACCGATGGCAAGGTTCTGACCACCCAGGTAGCGCTGCCGGCCGGACCGGCGCAAACCTTGCTCGTCCCCCTTTCCGCAACATCACCCAATGCCCACGGAATGAGAGCGGCGCCGCCGGTACCCTGGACCGCCGATGGCAAGCGCTGGCTGCCGGCGACACTGGTCAACGGCGAGATCGACCGCAGCAAGGTCGCCTCTGTGACGCTTTCCCTGAGCCAGCCGACTGCCGCCCAGAACGTGCTGCTCGGTCGTTTCGGAACTGAAGAGAAAGATCAGCAAGAAGCCTTCTACGACGGCCTGATGGACGCCTACGGCCAGTACACCCGCGCTGATTGGCCGGGTAAGGTGAAGAATGACGAGCAGCTGAAGAAGGCCCCCGGGGACGAAGTGAAACAGCTTGCCGACTGGACGGCCAAGTTGCCGCAGCAGGACACCTACGGTGGCTGGCTGGGTGGTGAAACCTTCGAAGCCAGCGGCTTCTTCCGTACCGAGAAGCGTAATGGTCGCTGGTTCCTGGTCACCCCGGAAGGCCATCCGTTCTTCTCGCTGGGCGTCAACGCGGTGACTCCGGGGTTGAGCCAGACCTACGTCGAGGGCCGGGAAGCCATGTTCAAGGCACTGCCGAAGGACAACGAGCCACTGGCCGGCCATTTCGGCAAAGGCGACGACCGTGCCGAAACCGACGCCAACAAGGGGCGCGAATTCAACCAGGGCCGCTGGTACGACTTCTACGGCGCCAACATCGAGCGCACCTACGGCGGGAATGATCCGCAGCGCTGGGTTCGCCACAGCCTGGATCGTCTCAAGGCGTGGGGCTTCAATACCGTCGGCAACTGGAGCGACCCGGCCTTCAACAACAGTCAGCGCATGCCCTACACGCTGCCTCTGTCCATTCACGGTGACTACGCCACCATCAAGACGGGCTTCGACTGGTGGGGCGGCATGCCCGACCCCTTCGACCCGCGATTTGCGATGGCGGCGGAGCGCGCTATCGCCATTGCCGCCCGCGACCATCGCGACGATCCCTGGCTGCTCGGCTTCTTCGCCGATAACGAACTTGCCTGGGGCGGCCATAGCGAAGACCCTAGGGCCCGTTACGCGCTGGCCTACGGCACCCTGCGCCTGACGACCGACGTGCCTGCCAAGCGCGCTTTCCTCAAGCAGCTGCGCGACAAGTACCGTAACCAGCAGGGCCTCTCGAAAGCCTGGGGCATCGATTTGCAAGCCTGGGAGCTGATGGAAGACCCGGGCTTCGAACCTCCGCTGCCGAATCCGGAGCACCCGGCCATCGAGGAAGACTTCCAGCGCTTCCAGCGCTTCTTTGCAGACACCTATTTCAAAACCATCGCCGACTCCATGAAGTGGCATGCGCCAAACCATATGCTGCTAGGTGGTCGTTTCGCCGCAACCGTGCCCGAGGCCATCGAGTCCTGCGCGCAGTACTGCGACGTGATCAGCTTCAACCGTTACACCCGTGAGCCGCAGCACGGCCTGGACATGGATTTGCTGCGTCGCCTCGACAAGCCCCTGATGCTCACCGAATTCCACTTCGGCTCCCGTGACCGCGGTCCGTTCTGGGGTGGCGTCTCCGAGGTCTACAAGGAAGAAGAGCGCGGTCCGGCTTACGCCGCTTATCTCAAGAAGGCAGCCGAGGAGCCGCTGATCGTCGGCGCCCACTGGTTCCAGTACCTCGACCAGCCCGCCACTGGCCGTCTGCTGGACGGCGAGAACGGCCACCTGGGACTGGTCGGCATCACTGACCGCCCATGGCAGGGCTTCGTCGAGGCCGTGCGCAAGGCGAACCTGGCGTTGGCCGCTGATATCAACAAGCCTGTGCAGCCCCAAGCTCCCTCGAAGGAGCAGCCCAAGACGCCGGTGAAGGAGCAGCCCAAGGAAGCGGCCAAGCCGACAGCGGCAGAAAAGCCCGTGGAGCCAGCCCAAGAGGCTGAACAACCGACTGCCGAACCGGCAGAACAGCCCAAGGCTGAGGAACCCGCCCAGCCGGCCGCTCCGAACCAGGAGGAAGCCGGGAAGCCCTGA
- a CDS encoding OmpA family protein: MGNQLPRVAISLLLVSSFLSGCASTSSDGRAVLNQGNWPICSLVGGLVGGGLGAVESSAWAAGGAAAGAIVGGLICFAQDGDADGDGVFDRRDTCPNTPAGATVDSRGCPERTYPQAPPEPVPPPQDEVIVLSDMGNVLFAFDSAELTSAAKDQLAAVANRLTGANLVSVKVIGHTDSVGSDQYNQGLSERRARSVADFLASQGVPADKLTTEGVGESKPVADNETDAGRAQNRRVEIQVDR, translated from the coding sequence ATGGGCAACCAACTTCCCCGGGTTGCGATTTCACTTCTTCTGGTCAGCAGTTTCCTGTCTGGTTGCGCGTCCACGTCCAGTGATGGCCGTGCGGTGTTGAATCAGGGGAATTGGCCAATCTGTAGTCTGGTCGGTGGTCTCGTAGGTGGTGGGTTAGGCGCCGTGGAAAGTTCTGCCTGGGCGGCCGGTGGTGCCGCGGCAGGTGCCATAGTCGGTGGCCTCATCTGCTTTGCGCAGGATGGCGATGCCGATGGCGATGGTGTTTTCGATCGTCGCGATACCTGCCCCAATACACCCGCCGGAGCGACGGTCGATAGCCGGGGCTGTCCGGAACGGACTTATCCGCAGGCACCTCCGGAGCCCGTCCCGCCGCCACAGGACGAAGTCATCGTCCTCAGCGATATGGGCAACGTGCTCTTCGCATTCGATTCGGCCGAACTGACCTCTGCAGCGAAAGACCAACTGGCAGCAGTTGCCAATCGACTCACTGGCGCCAACCTGGTCAGCGTCAAGGTGATCGGCCACACCGACAGCGTGGGTTCCGATCAGTACAACCAGGGGCTTTCCGAGCGACGGGCGAGGAGCGTGGCGGACTTCCTGGCGAGCCAGGGCGTACCTGCTGACAAGCTGACGACCGAAGGCGTGGGCGAGAGCAAACCGGTGGCGGACAACGAGACGGATGCCGGGCGCGCGCAGAATCGCAGGGTGGAAATCCAGGTCGACCGCTGA
- a CDS encoding glutathione binding-like protein, with protein sequence MIDLYYWTTPNGHKISLFLEEAGLPYRLHPINIGRDEQFQPHFLKISPNNRIPAIVDHEPADGAEPLSLFESGAILLYLAEKTGRFIPKDLRGRQECLQWLFWQMGGLGPMAGQNHHFNRFAPEKLPYAIQRYMKETARLYGVLDKRLADRAYVAGSEYSIADMAIYPWIDRHPWQEQNLDDFPNLKRWYLDIQARPATIRAYALVEQVNPGNVKK encoded by the coding sequence ATGATCGACCTCTACTACTGGACCACGCCCAACGGCCACAAGATCAGCCTGTTCCTCGAGGAAGCCGGCCTGCCCTATCGACTCCATCCGATCAATATCGGCAGGGACGAGCAGTTCCAGCCGCACTTCCTGAAGATCTCGCCGAACAACCGCATCCCGGCCATCGTCGACCACGAACCAGCAGATGGCGCCGAGCCGCTGTCGCTGTTCGAATCCGGCGCCATTCTGCTCTACCTGGCCGAGAAGACCGGCCGCTTCATTCCCAAGGACCTGCGTGGCCGCCAGGAATGCCTGCAATGGCTGTTTTGGCAAATGGGTGGGCTCGGGCCGATGGCCGGGCAGAACCATCACTTCAACCGTTTCGCCCCGGAGAAGCTGCCCTACGCCATCCAGCGCTACATGAAGGAAACCGCCCGCCTCTATGGCGTGCTGGACAAGCGATTAGCCGACCGCGCCTACGTGGCCGGCAGCGAGTACAGCATCGCCGACATGGCCATCTATCCCTGGATCGACCGCCACCCCTGGCAGGAACAGAACCTCGACGACTTCCCCAACCTCAAGCGTTGGTATCTGGATATCCAGGCGCGCCCGGCGACCATCCGCGCCTATGCACTAGTGGAACAGGTGAATCCGGGTAACGTGAAAAAGTAG
- a CDS encoding CopD family protein has protein sequence MTAHAALYALHLLAALVWVGGMFFAWMILRPAAVATLEPPVRLRLWLDVFRRFFYWVWPAVLVLPFTGVGMLHMSYASMETAPRYVHMMIGLYVAMLALFLRVSALLLPQLRAAVNAENWPEGGAVLGRIRRVVGFNLLIGLTLVTIVAIRPSF, from the coding sequence ATGACTGCCCACGCAGCCCTTTACGCCCTGCATCTGCTGGCCGCCCTGGTATGGGTCGGCGGCATGTTCTTCGCCTGGATGATCCTGCGCCCCGCCGCCGTCGCCACCTTGGAGCCCCCGGTCAGGCTGCGTCTCTGGCTGGATGTGTTCCGCCGTTTCTTCTATTGGGTATGGCCGGCGGTCCTGGTCCTGCCCTTCACCGGCGTGGGCATGCTGCATATGTCGTACGCCAGCATGGAAACCGCGCCGCGCTATGTGCACATGATGATCGGTCTGTATGTGGCGATGCTGGCACTGTTCCTGAGGGTGAGTGCCTTGCTGCTGCCGCAGCTGCGTGCGGCGGTGAATGCGGAAAACTGGCCGGAGGGGGGCGCGGTGCTCGGTCGCATCCGCCGCGTGGTGGGATTCAACCTGCTGATCGGGCTGACGCTGGTGACCATAGTCGCCATTCGCCCCAGTTTCTGA
- a CDS encoding SEC-C metal-binding domain-containing protein, whose product MSQEPHVHGPNCNHDHDHDHHHGHVHGPHCNHGHQEPVRNPLKEVGRNDPCPCGSQKKFKKCHGA is encoded by the coding sequence ATGAGCCAAGAACCCCACGTACATGGTCCGAACTGCAACCACGACCATGATCACGACCACCATCACGGCCACGTCCACGGCCCGCACTGCAATCACGGCCACCAGGAGCCGGTGCGCAACCCGCTGAAGGAAGTGGGCCGCAACGATCCCTGCCCCTGCGGCAGCCAGAAAAAGTTCAAGAAGTGCCACGGCGCCTGA
- a CDS encoding LEA type 2 family protein, giving the protein MFSQAQTIRILSLLFFFALPFSGLSGCSTWISDSFQDPDVRLLKVDVVRAKLLEQQFVLRFRIDNPNDVSLPVRGLVYTVHLNEVKLASGESSTWFTVPAHGSQTFEVPVRTNLWRHMKYIVKLLEKPDEPIKYRLQGEVKTGLMFGKSVHLSRNGEIIPGSYIPE; this is encoded by the coding sequence ATGTTTTCCCAGGCGCAAACGATAAGAATTCTCAGCCTACTGTTTTTCTTCGCCCTCCCATTTTCGGGCCTCAGTGGATGCTCCACCTGGATCAGCGACAGCTTCCAGGACCCCGACGTGCGCCTTCTCAAGGTGGACGTGGTACGCGCCAAACTGCTGGAACAACAGTTCGTGCTGCGTTTTCGCATAGACAACCCCAACGACGTCAGCCTGCCAGTGCGCGGCTTGGTCTACACCGTTCACCTCAATGAAGTGAAGCTGGCATCCGGCGAATCCAGTACCTGGTTCACCGTACCCGCCCATGGCAGCCAGACCTTCGAAGTACCGGTGCGCACCAACCTGTGGCGACACATGAAGTACATCGTGAAGCTGCTGGAAAAGCCCGACGAGCCCATCAAGTACCGCCTGCAAGGCGAAGTTAAGACTGGATTGATGTTCGGCAAGAGCGTGCACCTGAGCCGCAATGGCGAGATAATCCCCGGCAGTTACATCCCGGAGTAG
- a CDS encoding DUF1145 domain-containing protein yields MRLFMGLGKVVALLFWLVVIANVAAPFTKPFDMLLNGAGILLILVHLFEIMLFNSLLHGRANPWQDRLQLLLFGVFHLLSIPRHRGKEARHA; encoded by the coding sequence ATGCGTTTATTCATGGGGCTGGGCAAGGTAGTTGCCCTGTTGTTCTGGCTGGTCGTCATTGCCAACGTCGCTGCACCGTTCACAAAACCATTCGACATGCTGCTCAACGGTGCCGGAATCCTGCTGATCCTGGTCCACCTGTTCGAAATCATGCTGTTCAATTCCTTGCTGCACGGCCGCGCCAATCCCTGGCAGGACCGCCTGCAGCTGCTCCTGTTCGGCGTCTTCCATCTGCTCAGCATTCCGCGTCATCGCGGCAAGGAGGCACGTCATGCGTAA
- the dinG gene encoding ATP-dependent DNA helicase DinG has translation MLSTELKSQIQGAYSRFLEAKGLKARYGQRLMIAEVAKALGAIPVDDEGHREGEPAVVAVEAGTGTGKTVAYSLATIPAAKAAGKRLVIATATVALQEQIVHKDLPDLMRNSGLNFSFALAKGRGRYLCLSKLDMLLQEGQAQSATAQLFADEGFTIDVDEKGQKLLNQMIERLAGNRWDGDRDSWPEAIEDQDWARVTTDHSQCTKRHCPNFQQCAFYKAREGMTKVDVIVTNHDMVLADLALGGGAVLPDPRETLYVFDEGHHLPDKAIGHFAHYTRLRSTADWLEQVAKNLTKLLVQNPLPGDFGRLVEGVPELAREIRTHQQFMFNACEEIADFRAGEDMEGRDRPRHRFEAGVVPEHLRELGIELKKGFSRLHDVFTRLTELLKEAMDGEASIGVASHQAEEWYPLFGSLLSRAQGNWELWTAFTVEDPEDSPPMARWLTLAESGALHDIEVNASPILAAETLRRNLWNVAYGALVTSATLTALGKFDRFRMRAGLPKVAVTAVVPSPFQHADAGLLRVPDLKADPRDAAAHTAAIVRELPALVEGARGTLVLFASRRQMQDVFEGLDRDWRKRVLIQGNLSKQETLNKHKARVDDGEPSVLFGLASFSEGVDLPGAYCEHVVIAKIPFAVPDDPVEAALSDWIEARGGNPFMEIAVPDASLRLVQACGRLLRTEADRGTITLLDRRVVTQRYGRAILDALPPFRREIA, from the coding sequence ATGCTCAGCACCGAACTCAAATCCCAGATCCAGGGCGCCTACAGCCGTTTTCTCGAAGCCAAGGGGCTGAAGGCCCGCTATGGCCAGCGCCTGATGATTGCCGAGGTAGCCAAGGCCCTGGGTGCCATTCCCGTGGACGACGAAGGTCACCGCGAGGGCGAGCCTGCCGTGGTGGCGGTGGAGGCGGGTACCGGTACGGGCAAGACCGTGGCCTACAGCCTGGCGACCATTCCCGCAGCAAAGGCTGCCGGCAAACGCCTGGTGATTGCCACCGCCACCGTGGCGCTGCAGGAGCAGATCGTCCACAAGGACCTGCCCGACCTGATGCGCAACAGCGGCCTGAACTTCAGCTTCGCCCTGGCCAAGGGGCGTGGCCGCTATCTCTGTCTGTCCAAGCTCGACATGCTGCTGCAGGAAGGCCAGGCGCAGAGTGCCACGGCCCAGCTGTTCGCCGACGAAGGCTTCACCATCGACGTCGACGAGAAAGGGCAGAAACTCCTCAATCAGATGATCGAACGCCTCGCCGGCAACCGTTGGGACGGCGATCGCGATTCCTGGCCTGAAGCCATCGAGGACCAGGACTGGGCTCGCGTCACTACCGACCACAGCCAGTGCACCAAACGCCATTGCCCGAACTTCCAGCAGTGCGCTTTCTATAAGGCACGGGAAGGTATGACCAAGGTGGACGTCATCGTCACCAACCATGACATGGTGCTCGCCGACCTGGCCCTGGGCGGTGGTGCCGTACTGCCGGACCCGCGCGAAACGCTGTACGTGTTCGACGAAGGTCATCACCTGCCGGACAAGGCCATCGGCCACTTCGCCCATTACACCCGACTGCGTTCCACCGCCGATTGGCTGGAACAGGTGGCGAAGAATCTCACCAAGCTGTTGGTGCAGAACCCCCTCCCAGGCGATTTCGGTCGTCTGGTGGAAGGCGTACCCGAGTTGGCTCGGGAGATTCGTACTCACCAGCAGTTCATGTTCAACGCTTGTGAGGAGATTGCGGACTTCCGCGCCGGTGAGGACATGGAAGGCCGCGACCGTCCCCGCCATCGTTTCGAGGCCGGTGTTGTGCCGGAGCACCTGCGAGAGTTGGGTATCGAGCTGAAGAAAGGCTTCTCCAGGCTGCACGACGTCTTCACCCGGCTGACCGAGTTGCTCAAGGAAGCCATGGACGGTGAAGCCAGCATCGGCGTCGCCAGTCATCAGGCCGAAGAGTGGTATCCCCTGTTCGGTAGCCTGCTGTCTCGTGCCCAGGGTAATTGGGAGCTGTGGACGGCCTTCACCGTCGAAGATCCGGAGGACAGTCCGCCCATGGCGCGCTGGCTGACGCTCGCTGAAAGCGGGGCGCTGCATGACATCGAGGTCAATGCCAGCCCCATCCTCGCCGCTGAGACGCTACGCCGTAACCTGTGGAATGTGGCATACGGTGCGCTGGTCACTTCCGCAACCCTCACCGCGCTGGGCAAGTTTGACCGTTTCCGCATGCGCGCCGGCCTGCCCAAGGTCGCGGTCACTGCCGTCGTGCCTAGCCCGTTCCAGCATGCCGATGCCGGTCTGTTGCGTGTTCCTGACCTGAAAGCCGACCCGCGCGATGCCGCCGCTCACACTGCCGCCATCGTCCGTGAATTGCCTGCTCTGGTGGAGGGCGCACGCGGCACGCTGGTGCTGTTTGCCTCGCGTCGGCAGATGCAGGATGTCTTCGAAGGGCTGGACCGTGACTGGCGCAAGCGCGTGCTGATCCAGGGCAACCTGTCCAAGCAGGAAACCTTGAACAAGCACAAGGCACGGGTGGACGACGGCGAGCCCAGCGTGCTCTTCGGTTTGGCGAGCTTCTCCGAAGGTGTCGACTTGCCGGGTGCCTACTGCGAACACGTGGTGATCGCCAAAATTCCCTTCGCCGTACCGGACGACCCGGTGGAAGCGGCGTTGTCCGATTGGATCGAGGCCCGCGGCGGTAACCCCTTCATGGAGATTGCCGTGCCCGATGCCTCCCTGCGTCTGGTGCAGGCATGTGGTCGCCTGCTGCGTACAGAGGCCGACCGAGGCACCATCACGCTGTTGGATCGACGCGTGGTCACCCAGCGCTACGGCCGCGCCATTCTCGATGCCCTGCCGCCGTTCCGTCGCGAGATCGCCTGA
- a CDS encoding OmpA family protein codes for MSITRTALPLILVTSLLTGCAGLQKTDWPKCAAVGGVVGAGLGAIESSTYAGWGALIGAGTAAAYCWVHGDGDEDGDGVFDSRDKCPGTPPGTQVDADGCPLKAEEPVVEEVVVEHETIVVRDLLFAFDSSKLDAADEATLDNVATRLKNEAPDAKLTITGHTDSVGSDAYNQKLSERRAHAVADYLVRSGIPASNIVSVGGAGESQPVADNSTKDGRSMNRRVEIQIDR; via the coding sequence ATGAGCATTACACGGACAGCTTTACCCCTAATCCTGGTGACCAGCTTGTTGACCGGTTGCGCCGGTCTGCAGAAGACCGACTGGCCCAAGTGTGCAGCAGTAGGGGGTGTGGTAGGTGCGGGGCTGGGTGCGATCGAAAGCAGTACATACGCTGGCTGGGGCGCCTTGATCGGCGCCGGTACGGCAGCTGCCTATTGCTGGGTACACGGCGATGGTGACGAAGACGGCGATGGCGTATTCGACAGCCGTGACAAGTGCCCTGGCACACCACCCGGCACCCAAGTGGACGCTGACGGTTGCCCGCTCAAGGCAGAAGAGCCAGTGGTTGAAGAAGTGGTCGTCGAGCACGAAACCATTGTTGTCCGTGACCTGCTGTTCGCCTTCGACTCCTCGAAACTCGATGCGGCAGACGAAGCCACCCTCGACAACGTAGCTACTCGCCTGAAAAACGAAGCACCTGACGCCAAGTTGACCATCACCGGTCACACTGACAGCGTTGGTTCCGACGCCTACAACCAGAAACTCTCCGAGCGTCGCGCCCATGCGGTTGCAGACTATCTGGTGCGCAGCGGCATCCCGGCCTCCAATATCGTCAGTGTTGGTGGTGCGGGTGAAAGCCAGCCAGTGGCCGACAACTCCACCAAAGACGGTCGCTCCATGAACCGTCGCGTAGAAATCCAGATCGACCGTTAA